In one Aeromicrobium wangtongii genomic region, the following are encoded:
- the eno gene encoding phosphopyruvate hydratase, producing MARIDAVGAREILDSRGNPTVEVEVALDDGTIGRAAVPSGASTGAFEAVELRDGGKRYLGKGVRKAVAGVNDTIGPALVGFDADDQRAIDMAMLDLDGTPNKANLGANAILGVSLAAAKAAADSADLPLFRYVGGPNAHVLPVPMMNILNGGSHADSNVDIQEFMIAPIGAATFSEALQQGAEVYHSLKSVLNERGLSTGLGDEGGFAPNLDSNRAALELISVAIEKAGLKVGTDIAMALDVAASEFFKDGAYAFEGQQKSAEEMSAYYAELARDFPIVSIEDPLDEDDWAGWTTLTETIGNDVQIVGDDLFVTNVERLTRGISEGAANALLVKVNQIGSLSETLDSVDLAHRHGFACMMSHRSGETEDTTIADLAVATNCGQIKTGAPARSDRVAKYNQLLRIEEMLGVAASYAGASAFPRLVL from the coding sequence TTGGCACGCATCGACGCCGTCGGAGCACGGGAAATTCTGGATTCACGGGGCAACCCGACCGTCGAGGTCGAGGTCGCCCTCGACGACGGCACGATCGGGCGCGCTGCGGTGCCGTCCGGCGCCTCGACCGGTGCCTTCGAGGCCGTCGAGCTGCGCGACGGTGGCAAGCGCTACCTCGGCAAGGGCGTCCGCAAGGCCGTCGCCGGTGTCAACGACACGATCGGACCGGCTCTCGTCGGCTTCGACGCGGACGACCAGCGCGCGATCGACATGGCGATGCTCGACCTGGACGGGACGCCCAACAAGGCCAACCTCGGTGCCAACGCGATCCTGGGCGTCTCGCTGGCGGCCGCCAAGGCTGCTGCCGACTCGGCCGACCTGCCGCTGTTCCGCTACGTCGGTGGCCCCAACGCGCACGTGCTGCCGGTCCCGATGATGAACATCCTCAACGGTGGCTCGCACGCCGACTCCAACGTCGACATCCAGGAGTTCATGATCGCGCCGATCGGCGCCGCCACGTTCTCCGAGGCGCTGCAGCAGGGCGCCGAGGTCTACCACAGCCTCAAGTCGGTCCTCAACGAGCGCGGCCTGTCCACCGGCCTCGGTGACGAGGGCGGCTTCGCCCCGAACCTGGACTCCAACCGGGCCGCGCTGGAGCTCATCTCGGTCGCGATCGAGAAGGCCGGCCTGAAGGTCGGCACCGACATCGCGATGGCTCTCGACGTCGCCGCGTCGGAGTTCTTCAAGGACGGCGCGTACGCCTTCGAGGGCCAGCAGAAGTCGGCCGAGGAGATGTCGGCGTACTACGCCGAGCTCGCCCGCGACTTCCCGATCGTCTCGATCGAGGACCCGCTGGACGAGGACGACTGGGCCGGCTGGACGACGCTGACCGAGACGATCGGCAACGATGTGCAGATCGTCGGCGACGACCTGTTCGTCACCAACGTCGAGCGCCTGACCCGCGGCATCTCCGAGGGTGCGGCCAACGCGCTGCTCGTCAAGGTCAACCAGATCGGCTCGCTGAGCGAGACCCTCGACTCGGTCGACCTGGCGCACCGGCACGGCTTCGCGTGCATGATGAGCCACCGCTCGGGCGAGACCGAGGACACCACGATCGCCGACCTCGCGGTCGCGACCAACTGTGGCCAGATCAAGACCGGCGCGCCGGCGCGCTCGGACCGCGTCGCGAAGTACAACCAGCTGCTGCGCATCGAGGAGATGCTCGGCGTGGCGGCGTCGTACGCCGGCGCCTCCGCCTTCCCGCGGCTGGTGCTCTGA
- a CDS encoding MazG nucleotide pyrophosphohydrolase domain-containing protein, which produces MMRVLVLSHRVAPGILTLPAWDALREASVVRAAVDDPHVQAIVSAGIAVQVLDGPPPYEPGSVWIAPTGDAVLAQAAADELEGAGRDVEVLFGSYDLPGAGVLDVVEVMDRLRRECPWTAQQTHESLAPYVLEEAQETYETLEAGDSEHLREELGDLLMQVVFHARIAAEASADEGEGWDIDDVAAGIAAKLVRRNPHVFAPETLESLPTTAAEIDAQWQAIKAQERSGGEASPGVDTPGLR; this is translated from the coding sequence ATGATGCGCGTCCTGGTCCTCAGCCACCGCGTCGCGCCGGGGATCCTGACGCTGCCCGCGTGGGACGCGCTGCGGGAGGCGAGTGTCGTCCGTGCTGCCGTGGATGATCCGCACGTGCAGGCGATCGTCTCGGCCGGCATCGCGGTGCAGGTGCTGGACGGCCCTCCGCCGTACGAGCCGGGCTCGGTCTGGATCGCCCCCACCGGGGACGCCGTCCTGGCGCAGGCCGCCGCCGACGAGCTGGAGGGGGCCGGCCGGGACGTCGAGGTGCTCTTCGGCTCCTACGACCTTCCCGGCGCCGGGGTGCTGGACGTCGTCGAGGTCATGGACCGGTTGCGGCGTGAGTGCCCGTGGACGGCGCAGCAGACCCACGAGTCCCTGGCGCCGTACGTGCTGGAGGAGGCCCAGGAGACCTACGAGACGCTGGAGGCCGGTGACTCCGAGCACCTGCGCGAGGAGCTCGGCGACCTGCTGATGCAGGTCGTGTTCCATGCCCGCATCGCGGCCGAGGCCTCCGCGGACGAAGGGGAGGGCTGGGACATCGACGACGTTGCGGCCGGCATCGCCGCCAAGCTCGTGCGCCGCAATCCGCACGTGTTCGCGCCGGAGACCCTCGAGAGCCTGCCGACCACGGCGGCCGAGATCGACGCGCAGTGGCAGGCCATCAAGGCGCAGGAGCGATCCGGCGGCGAGGCGAGTCCGGGCGTGGACACACCGGGACTACGCTGA
- a CDS encoding APC family permease, with amino-acid sequence MANAGTWKQLVRTKNVDDVIHQNDDDPSGDDHHARLSRRLTVWDLMGFGIGIVIGTGIFTLTGTAAKDNAGPAVMISFLIAGIVAMLAALCYAELAAAVPTAGSSYTYAYTTIGEIFAWIIAWDLILEFALGAAVVARGWSGYLQGVFDLPKAFFGEDDSVVNLGAVFIVIVLGIVAAMGIRESKLVTNSLVVIKVSICLFIIAVGLFYVNMDNQKPYIPPSEKVEGASGLKQPLWQWVTGVDQTAYGVTGVLVAAAIVFFAYSGFEAVANLGEETKNPGKDMPRGLIGTLIICTVLYVAVCFVLTGMVKYTNLSTGEPLADAFDQAGLGWASIIIGTAAVAGLTSVILVDIVAMGRIGFALCRDGLLPPAIGRIHPKFQTPVVITVGTTVAVAILGAFVPLAVLAEMVSIGTLFAFLVVSIAVVVLRRTKPRMKRPFRAPQVPLMPVVSGVLCIALMTNLAVETWLRFLVWLALGLLVYFAYGRKHSRLGKSETTSTL; translated from the coding sequence ATGGCCAATGCCGGGACATGGAAGCAGCTCGTCCGTACCAAGAATGTCGATGACGTCATCCACCAGAACGACGACGATCCCTCCGGGGATGACCACCACGCCCGGCTGAGCCGCCGGCTGACGGTGTGGGATCTCATGGGATTCGGCATCGGCATCGTGATCGGCACGGGCATCTTCACCCTGACCGGCACCGCCGCGAAGGACAACGCCGGACCTGCGGTCATGATCTCGTTCCTCATCGCCGGCATCGTGGCGATGCTCGCCGCGCTCTGCTACGCCGAGCTCGCGGCAGCCGTGCCCACCGCCGGCAGCTCGTACACCTACGCGTACACGACGATCGGTGAGATATTCGCCTGGATCATCGCGTGGGACCTGATCCTGGAGTTCGCGCTCGGCGCCGCCGTCGTGGCCCGCGGCTGGTCGGGCTACCTGCAAGGCGTGTTCGACCTGCCGAAGGCGTTCTTCGGCGAGGACGACAGCGTGGTCAACCTCGGTGCGGTCTTCATCGTCATCGTGCTGGGCATCGTGGCCGCGATGGGCATCCGCGAGTCCAAGCTCGTGACCAACTCGCTGGTGGTCATCAAGGTCTCGATCTGCCTGTTCATCATCGCGGTCGGGCTGTTCTACGTGAACATGGACAACCAGAAGCCGTACATCCCGCCGAGCGAGAAGGTCGAGGGGGCCAGCGGTCTCAAGCAGCCCCTGTGGCAGTGGGTCACCGGCGTCGACCAGACCGCCTACGGAGTGACCGGCGTGCTCGTGGCCGCCGCGATCGTCTTCTTCGCCTACTCGGGGTTCGAGGCCGTCGCCAACCTCGGCGAGGAGACCAAGAACCCCGGCAAGGACATGCCGCGCGGGCTCATCGGCACCCTGATCATCTGCACCGTGCTCTACGTGGCCGTCTGCTTCGTGCTGACCGGCATGGTCAAGTACACCAACCTCAGCACGGGCGAGCCGCTCGCCGACGCATTCGACCAAGCGGGTCTCGGCTGGGCCAGCATCATCATCGGGACGGCCGCGGTCGCGGGCCTGACGTCGGTGATCCTGGTCGACATCGTCGCGATGGGCCGCATCGGCTTCGCCCTGTGCCGCGACGGCCTGCTGCCGCCCGCGATCGGTCGCATCCACCCCAAGTTCCAGACCCCCGTGGTGATCACGGTCGGGACGACGGTTGCCGTCGCGATCCTGGGAGCCTTCGTCCCGCTCGCCGTGCTGGCCGAGATGGTCTCGATCGGCACGCTGTTCGCCTTCCTGGTGGTGTCCATAGCCGTGGTCGTGCTGCGCCGCACCAAGCCGCGCATGAAGCGACCCTTCCGCGCACCGCAGGTGCCGCTCATGCCGGTCGTCTCGGGAGTGCTGTGCATCGCGCTGATGACGAATCTGGCCGTCGAGACGTGGCTGCGGTTCCTGGTCTGGCTCGCGCTTGGCCTGCTGGTCTACTTCGCCTACGGCCGCAAGCACTCCCGCCTCGGCAAGAGCGAGACCACCAGTACCCTGTGA
- the mfd gene encoding transcription-repair coupling factor, giving the protein MTLQPLASLVATEPTLAQALADRLDGRQELHLRAPEPLRPFLANALAQQSSVLAVTATAREAEDLTTQLGELLGAESVAYYPAWETLPHERLSPRSDTVGRRLAVLRRLVHPTAPGALDSETASGPLRVVVAPVRSLLQPQVKGLADLEPVELRKGDEVALEQVVRDLAGAAYSRVDLVERRGEFAVRGGIIDVFPPTEEHPLRIEFFGDEVDEIRRFAVADQRTLEAVTHVWAPPCRELLLTDEVRAKAAELAAAHPSLAEIFSKLAEGHAVEGMESLTPVLTDEMESFVNLLPERSAIVLMDPERIRARAADLVATSEEFLQASWAAAAGGGESPIDLGSAAFHTLEEVREETLGLGHTWFTQSPFGLDDEGDEAIRTVDMEPSAAYRGDTTAALTDIRRWTESGMRVVFVAPATGQAQRTLEWLTDGGVAASLDDTVTGPSARVVQVSIGELEHGFVSQPLQLAVMTYDDLVGQRAADRTERKMPARRRKQVDPLELKTGDFVVHEQHGVGKYVELMQRVVQGAAREYLVIEYAPSKRGQPADRLFVPMDQLDQISRYVGGESPSLDRLGGADWTTRKNKARKAVRQIAGELIKLYAARQATKGHAFGPDTPWQAELEDSFAFVETPDQMVTIDEVKRDMERSVPMDRLVCGDVGYGKTEIAVRAAFKAIQDGKQVILLVPTTLLVQQHYATFAERFGQFPVTMKPLSRFQTEKESKETLAGLADGSIDMVIGTHRLLQPGVKIKDLGLVIVDEEQRFGVEHKEAMKMLRAAVDVLSMSATPIPRTLEMAITGIREMSTIATPPEERHPVLSFVGPYEDRQVIAAIRRELLREGQAFYIHNRVQSIDKAVARIKELVPEARVAAAHGQMGEHQLEEVMVDFWEKRYDVLVCTTIVESGLDVSNANTMIIERADTLGLSQLHQLRGRVGRSRERAYAYFLYPPEKPLTETAHDRLATIAQHSELGGGMAVAMKDLEIRGAGNLLGGEQSGHIADVGFDLYVRLVGEAVAEFRGDAEPEREVKIELPIEAHLPHDYVGSERLRLEMYKRLADVRALSDVDEIRVELVDRYGEPPEAVDVLLDVARLRVRVREAGLSEVTAAGPNIRFSGLKLADSAQMRLSRVYPRSTYKVAAEVALVPRPKTAPVGGTPLVGRELLEWTRTVIDTLVPAAVPAPAV; this is encoded by the coding sequence ATGACCTTGCAGCCCCTCGCGTCTCTCGTAGCCACCGAACCGACTCTCGCGCAGGCGCTGGCCGACCGCCTCGACGGACGCCAGGAGCTGCACCTGCGGGCCCCGGAACCGCTGCGCCCCTTCTTGGCCAACGCGCTGGCCCAGCAGTCCTCGGTGCTTGCCGTGACCGCGACCGCACGCGAGGCCGAGGACCTCACGACCCAGCTGGGCGAGCTGCTGGGTGCCGAGTCGGTCGCCTACTACCCGGCCTGGGAGACGTTGCCGCACGAGCGCCTGTCCCCGCGCTCGGACACCGTCGGCCGGCGGCTGGCCGTGCTGCGCCGGCTGGTCCACCCGACCGCGCCCGGCGCGCTGGACTCCGAGACCGCGAGCGGGCCGCTGCGTGTCGTGGTGGCCCCGGTCCGCTCGCTGCTGCAGCCGCAGGTCAAGGGACTGGCCGATCTCGAGCCCGTCGAGCTGCGCAAGGGCGACGAGGTCGCTCTGGAGCAGGTGGTCCGTGACCTCGCGGGCGCCGCCTACTCCCGCGTCGACCTGGTGGAGCGGCGTGGTGAGTTCGCCGTGCGCGGCGGGATCATCGACGTCTTCCCGCCCACCGAGGAACATCCCCTGCGCATCGAGTTCTTCGGTGACGAGGTCGACGAGATCCGCCGGTTCGCGGTCGCCGACCAGCGCACGCTCGAGGCGGTCACCCACGTGTGGGCCCCGCCGTGTCGCGAGCTGCTGCTGACCGACGAGGTGCGCGCAAAGGCCGCCGAGCTGGCCGCCGCCCATCCGTCGCTGGCCGAGATCTTCTCCAAGCTGGCGGAGGGGCACGCCGTCGAGGGCATGGAGTCGCTGACCCCCGTGCTGACCGACGAGATGGAGTCGTTCGTCAACCTGCTGCCGGAGCGGTCGGCGATCGTGCTGATGGACCCCGAGCGCATCCGGGCCCGTGCCGCCGATCTCGTGGCGACCAGCGAGGAGTTCCTCCAGGCGTCGTGGGCGGCCGCCGCCGGCGGTGGTGAGTCGCCGATCGACCTCGGTTCCGCGGCGTTCCACACGCTCGAGGAGGTGCGTGAGGAGACGCTCGGCCTGGGGCACACCTGGTTCACCCAGTCACCGTTCGGTCTGGACGACGAGGGTGACGAGGCGATTCGGACCGTCGACATGGAGCCGTCCGCGGCCTACCGCGGTGACACGACGGCGGCGCTGACCGACATCCGCCGCTGGACCGAGAGCGGCATGCGGGTCGTCTTCGTGGCCCCGGCGACCGGGCAGGCCCAGCGCACGCTGGAGTGGCTGACCGACGGTGGGGTGGCCGCCTCGCTGGACGACACCGTCACTGGTCCGTCCGCCCGCGTCGTGCAGGTCAGCATCGGCGAGCTCGAGCACGGCTTCGTCTCCCAGCCCCTGCAGCTGGCCGTCATGACGTACGACGACCTGGTGGGGCAGCGCGCCGCTGACCGCACCGAGCGCAAGATGCCGGCCCGCCGCCGCAAGCAGGTCGATCCGCTCGAGCTCAAGACCGGCGACTTCGTGGTCCACGAGCAGCACGGCGTGGGCAAGTACGTCGAGCTGATGCAGCGCGTCGTGCAGGGTGCGGCCCGCGAGTACCTCGTGATCGAGTACGCGCCGTCCAAGCGCGGGCAACCGGCTGACCGGCTGTTCGTCCCGATGGACCAGCTCGACCAGATCAGCCGGTACGTCGGCGGCGAGTCGCCGTCGCTGGACCGCCTCGGTGGTGCCGACTGGACGACCCGCAAGAACAAGGCGCGCAAGGCCGTCCGTCAGATCGCCGGCGAGCTGATCAAGCTCTACGCCGCGCGTCAGGCGACCAAGGGTCACGCCTTCGGCCCCGACACGCCCTGGCAGGCCGAGCTCGAGGACTCCTTCGCGTTCGTCGAGACGCCCGACCAGATGGTCACGATCGACGAGGTCAAGCGCGACATGGAGCGCAGCGTCCCGATGGACCGCTTGGTGTGCGGCGACGTGGGCTATGGCAAGACCGAGATCGCAGTGCGTGCGGCGTTCAAGGCGATCCAGGACGGCAAGCAGGTCATCCTGCTCGTCCCGACGACCCTGCTCGTGCAGCAGCACTACGCGACGTTCGCCGAACGGTTCGGCCAGTTCCCGGTCACGATGAAGCCGCTGTCGCGGTTCCAGACCGAGAAGGAGAGCAAGGAGACGCTCGCCGGCCTGGCCGACGGCTCGATCGACATGGTCATCGGCACCCACCGGCTGCTGCAGCCCGGCGTCAAGATCAAGGACCTGGGTCTCGTGATCGTCGACGAGGAGCAGCGGTTCGGCGTCGAGCACAAGGAAGCCATGAAGATGCTGCGCGCGGCGGTCGACGTCCTGTCGATGTCGGCGACGCCGATCCCGCGAACCCTCGAGATGGCCATCACCGGCATCCGGGAGATGTCGACGATCGCGACCCCGCCGGAGGAGCGGCACCCCGTGCTGTCGTTCGTCGGGCCCTACGAGGACCGCCAGGTCATCGCCGCGATCCGCCGCGAGCTGCTGCGCGAGGGGCAGGCCTTCTACATCCACAACCGGGTCCAGAGCATCGACAAGGCCGTCGCCAGGATCAAGGAGCTCGTGCCTGAGGCGCGCGTCGCCGCGGCCCACGGCCAGATGGGCGAGCACCAGCTCGAGGAGGTCATGGTCGACTTCTGGGAGAAGCGCTACGACGTCCTGGTCTGCACCACGATCGTCGAGTCCGGCCTGGACGTGTCCAATGCCAACACCATGATCATCGAGCGCGCCGACACCCTGGGCCTGTCGCAGCTGCACCAGCTGCGCGGCCGCGTCGGACGTTCACGGGAACGCGCCTACGCCTACTTCCTGTACCCGCCGGAGAAGCCGCTGACCGAGACCGCGCACGACCGGCTGGCCACGATCGCCCAGCACTCCGAGCTGGGCGGCGGCATGGCGGTCGCGATGAAGGACCTGGAGATCCGCGGTGCGGGCAACCTGCTCGGCGGCGAGCAGTCCGGGCACATCGCCGATGTCGGCTTCGACCTGTACGTGCGGCTGGTCGGCGAGGCCGTCGCGGAGTTCCGTGGCGATGCCGAGCCTGAGCGCGAGGTCAAGATCGAGCTGCCGATCGAGGCCCACCTGCCGCACGACTACGTCGGCAGCGAACGCCTGCGACTCGAGATGTACAAGAGGCTCGCGGATGTCCGCGCGCTGTCGGACGTCGACGAGATCCGCGTCGAGCTGGTGGACCGCTACGGCGAGCCGCCCGAGGCCGTCGACGTCCTGCTGGACGTCGCCCGGTTGCGGGTCCGGGTCCGCGAGGCCGGCCTCAGCGAGGTCACCGCGGCCGGACCGAACATCCGGTTCAGCGGTCTCAAGCTGGCCGACTCGGCGCAGATGCGCCTGTCGCGCGTCTACCCGCGCAGCACCTACAAGGTGGCGGCCGAGGTCGCACTGGTGCCGCGTCCGAAGACCGCTCCGGTCGGCGGCACGCCGCTGGTCGGTCGTGAGCTGCTGGAGTGGACCCGCACGGTCATCGACACCCTCGTCCCCGCGGCGGTCCCCGCCCCCGCCGTCTGA
- a CDS encoding 1-acyl-sn-glycerol-3-phosphate acyltransferase — MIRQRLARTIVRLMRYRMVGEVPQTGILVGAPHTSNWDFVTMLLVMWHGGAHPRVLVKKQLFKGPLGWLITALGGVPLDRDNAGTVVRELVDEAGSGESFRLILAAEGTRSKGEYWKSGFLRLSRETGLPITLAFFDPPTRTMGFGPTFLASDDVTADMDIVREFYADKHGIRPKNATPPRLREEG, encoded by the coding sequence ATGATTCGTCAGCGACTGGCCCGCACGATCGTCCGGCTGATGCGTTACCGCATGGTGGGCGAGGTGCCGCAGACCGGAATCCTGGTCGGCGCGCCGCACACGTCCAACTGGGACTTCGTCACGATGCTGCTCGTGATGTGGCACGGCGGCGCGCACCCGCGAGTTCTGGTCAAGAAGCAGCTGTTCAAGGGACCGCTCGGCTGGCTGATCACGGCGCTCGGCGGCGTGCCGCTCGACCGTGACAACGCCGGAACGGTCGTCCGCGAGCTGGTCGACGAGGCCGGGTCGGGCGAGTCGTTCCGTCTGATCCTGGCCGCCGAGGGCACCCGCTCCAAGGGTGAGTACTGGAAGTCCGGCTTCCTGCGCCTGTCCCGCGAGACCGGCCTGCCGATCACCCTGGCCTTCTTCGACCCGCCGACCCGGACGATGGGCTTCGGCCCGACCTTCCTGGCCAGCGACGACGTCACCGCCGACATGGACATCGTCCGGGAGTTCTACGCCGACAAGCACGGCATCCGGCCCAAGAACGCCACTCCCCCGCGCCTGCGCGAAGAGGGCTGA
- a CDS encoding FtsB family cell division protein, whose amino-acid sequence MTARPPVKPTAGSGPQLTTRAIILLSVVLLLIASYTSTLHAWWQQRSDIQSTRAEIVMRKQAIAELEDQIARWEDPAYVKQQAKERFGWVSPGEVGYRVIGSDGKVQGTDVPTLDAPTLAAPPAWYDKLWGSVKEAGKEPAPPKTNDPDPDKVLK is encoded by the coding sequence GTGACGGCCCGGCCCCCGGTCAAGCCGACCGCGGGCTCCGGTCCGCAGCTGACGACCCGCGCGATCATCCTGCTGTCGGTCGTCCTGCTGCTGATCGCCTCGTACACCTCCACGCTGCACGCTTGGTGGCAGCAGCGCTCCGACATCCAGTCGACCAGGGCCGAGATCGTCATGCGCAAGCAGGCGATCGCCGAGCTGGAGGACCAGATCGCCCGGTGGGAGGATCCTGCCTACGTCAAGCAACAGGCCAAGGAGCGCTTCGGCTGGGTCTCGCCCGGCGAGGTCGGCTACCGCGTCATCGGCAGCGACGGCAAGGTGCAGGGCACTGACGTCCCGACCCTCGACGCGCCCACCTTGGCGGCGCCCCCCGCCTGGTACGACAAGCTGTGGGGCAGTGTGAAGGAGGCCGGCAAGGAGCCGGCCCCACCCAAGACAAACGATCCCGATCCGGACAAGGTGCTGAAGTAG
- a CDS encoding DUF501 domain-containing protein, whose product MTVDQTDLDAVAEQLGRPPRGILEVMSRCPSGHPNVVKTEPRLDDGTPFPTMYYLTCPRLAGEIGTLEASGLMREMTERLATDAELAAAYRRAHEEYLAEREALGHVPEIDGITAGGMPTRVKCLHVLVAHSLAKGPGVNPLGDEALEMLGHWWDGNSCGPGWVEPEPTD is encoded by the coding sequence GTGACTGTCGACCAGACCGACCTCGACGCCGTCGCCGAGCAGCTCGGCCGCCCGCCGCGCGGCATCCTCGAGGTGATGTCGCGCTGCCCCTCCGGCCACCCCAACGTGGTCAAGACCGAGCCGAGGCTCGACGACGGGACGCCGTTCCCGACGATGTACTACCTGACGTGCCCGCGTCTTGCCGGTGAGATCGGCACCCTCGAGGCGTCGGGGCTGATGCGCGAGATGACCGAGCGCCTGGCCACCGACGCCGAGCTGGCCGCTGCCTATCGCCGCGCCCACGAGGAGTACCTCGCCGAGCGCGAGGCGCTGGGGCACGTGCCCGAGATCGACGGCATCACCGCCGGCGGCATGCCGACGCGGGTCAAGTGCCTGCACGTGCTGGTCGCCCACTCCCTGGCCAAGGGACCGGGCGTCAACCCGCTGGGCGACGAGGCCCTGGAGATGCTGGGGCACTGGTGGGACGGCAACTCCTGCGGGCCCGGCTGGGTCGAGCCCGAGCCCACCGACTGA
- a CDS encoding HNH endonuclease signature motif containing protein, which produces MIVEQLSSLTDDLAALEPWMLTGGEVKQVALAVVKARTCLDAALSRLAGCAEDMGLAKDDGATSTTVWLAGATGISKGEAAKLVGLARVSGVEATQAAWAAGDLSTDQAAVIMKAIDALPDWCGDEERADAEAHLIRLAGEYGLDDLKRLANRVLEVIDPDGADEHLGEQLRKQEQKAWDATRMSVKDRGDGTTRGSFIIPQADADTLRAALEGIIAPRRTAANAEHHGMGADDWLALPRDRKLGHAFTELITHLPTDSLPVAGGLAATVAVTVDVDDLRTGQGVAENTSGTTMSARKAQRLACNAHLVALYLENGTRVIDHGMTKRLYDRHQRLALAVRDKGCVFPDCDRPPAWCEAHHLSFWSEGGPTDLNNAALLCHFHHFLVHEGEWEARMGADGIPEIIPPPRIDPEQRPRRHARFTRQQPRAA; this is translated from the coding sequence ATGATCGTCGAGCAGCTGTCGTCCCTCACTGACGATCTTGCCGCGCTCGAGCCGTGGATGTTGACCGGTGGCGAGGTCAAGCAGGTCGCGCTCGCGGTCGTGAAGGCCCGCACCTGCCTGGACGCGGCGTTGTCGCGTCTTGCTGGGTGCGCGGAGGACATGGGCTTGGCCAAGGATGACGGCGCGACGTCGACGACAGTGTGGTTGGCGGGTGCGACGGGGATCAGCAAGGGCGAAGCCGCCAAGCTCGTCGGGCTGGCTCGCGTGAGCGGGGTGGAGGCCACTCAAGCGGCCTGGGCTGCCGGTGACCTGTCCACGGATCAGGCGGCCGTGATCATGAAGGCCATCGACGCGTTGCCCGACTGGTGTGGTGACGAAGAGCGGGCTGACGCCGAGGCGCATCTGATCCGGTTGGCCGGCGAATACGGCCTGGACGACCTGAAGCGACTCGCGAACCGCGTCTTGGAGGTCATCGACCCAGACGGCGCGGACGAGCACCTCGGTGAGCAGCTGCGCAAGCAGGAGCAGAAGGCCTGGGACGCAACGCGCATGTCGGTCAAGGACCGCGGCGACGGCACCACGCGGGGGTCGTTCATCATCCCGCAGGCCGATGCGGACACCCTGCGCGCAGCGCTTGAGGGGATCATCGCCCCACGTCGCACGGCGGCCAATGCTGAGCACCACGGCATGGGCGCCGACGACTGGCTGGCGCTGCCGAGGGACCGCAAGCTCGGGCATGCGTTCACTGAGCTGATCACCCACCTGCCCACCGACTCGCTGCCGGTCGCGGGTGGCTTGGCTGCGACCGTCGCGGTCACCGTGGACGTCGACGACTTGCGGACCGGGCAAGGCGTCGCCGAGAACACCTCCGGCACGACGATGTCAGCGCGGAAGGCCCAACGGCTGGCGTGCAACGCGCACCTGGTGGCGTTGTACCTGGAGAACGGGACCCGGGTCATCGACCACGGTATGACGAAAAGACTCTACGACCGGCACCAGCGCCTCGCGCTCGCCGTGCGCGACAAGGGATGCGTGTTCCCCGACTGCGACCGGCCCCCGGCATGGTGCGAAGCGCACCACCTGAGCTTCTGGTCCGAGGGCGGGCCGACAGACCTGAACAACGCGGCCCTGTTGTGCCACTTCCATCATTTTCTGGTCCACGAGGGCGAGTGGGAAGCGCGCATGGGAGCCGACGGGATCCCCGAGATCATCCCGCCACCCCGCATCGACCCCGAGCAGAGACCCAGGCGCCACGCCAGATTCACCCGACAACAACCCCGCGCCGCCTAG